One Oncorhynchus tshawytscha isolate Ot180627B unplaced genomic scaffold, Otsh_v2.0 Un_contig_1712_pilon_pilon, whole genome shotgun sequence DNA window includes the following coding sequences:
- the LOC112266335 gene encoding LOW QUALITY PROTEIN: carboxy-terminal domain RNA polymerase II polypeptide A small phosphatase 1 (The sequence of the model RefSeq protein was modified relative to this genomic sequence to represent the inferred CDS: deleted 2 bases in 1 codon), whose product MDHQSSIITQVSRDEEGIERRVSPPRSSSKKPRSRGLFHSLFCCLCHDQAEPPPVNNNAPLLVEENGTVSKVQVRPLLPQAKSKDAGKICVVIDLDETLVHSSFKPVNNADFIIPVEIDGTVHQVYVLKRPHVDEFLKRMGELFECILFTASLAKYADPVSDLLDKWGAFRGRLFRESCVFHRGNYVKDLSRLGRDLNKVIIIDNSPASYVFHPDNAVPVASWFDDMADTELLDLIPFFEGLSKVEDVYTVLRQQRDSS is encoded by the exons ATGGACCACCAGTCTTCAATAATCACGCAAGTTAGTCGAGAtgaagagggaatagagagaaggGTAA GTCCCCCACGCTCGTCGTCTAAGAAGCCCAGGAGTCGAGGCCTGTTCCACAGCCTCTTCTGCTGCCTATGTCATGACCAGGCTGAGCCCCCACCGGTCAACAACAACGCCCCGCTACTGGTGGAGGAGAACGGGACTGTCTCCAAG GTCCAAGTCAGACCGCTGCTGCCTCAGGCCAAGTCAAAAGACGCAGGGAAGATCTGTGTTGTCATAGACCTGGATGAAACTCTGGTCCACAGCTCATTCAAG CCGGTGAACAATGCTGATTTTATCATTCCCGTAGAGATCGATGGAACTGTTCATCAG GTATATGTGTTGAAGCGACCTCACGTGGATGAGTTCCTTAAGAGGATGGGAGAGCTGTTTGAATGTATTCTGTTCACAGCTAGCCTGGCTAAG TATGCTGACCCAGTGTCAGACCTGCTGGATAAGTGGGGTGCGTTCCGCGGCCGTCTGTTCCGTGAGTCGTGTGTGTTCCACCGGGGGAACTAC GTAAAGGACCTGAGTCGTCTGGGCAGGGACCTGAACAAGGTCATCATCATAGACAACTCCCCAGCCTCCTACGTCTTCCACCCAGACAACGCT GTGCCTGTGGCGTCGTGGTTCGATGACATGGCCGACACCGAGCTCCTGGATCTAATCCCCTTCTTCGAAGGGCTCAGTAAAGTGGAGGATGTCTACACGGTGCTCAGGCAACAGAGGGATTCCAGCTAG